The following proteins come from a genomic window of Achromobacter sp. AONIH1:
- a CDS encoding amino acid ABC transporter substrate-binding protein produces MKKLTAVLLVTASSLLAACGPSDNAPKAAANAPAQARKVVVGLDDNFPPMGFRDANNQIVGFDIDMAKEASKRLGMEVEFKPIDWSAKEAELNGKRVDVLWNGLTITEERKKNISFTAPYMANHQIIVVGTASPIKLKADLAGKVVGAQDGSSATDAIAKDPVAGSIKEVKKFGDNVTALMDLAAGRLDAIVVDEVVGRYLISKRAGEYRVLDENFGTEDYGVGVRKDDADLLAKLDKTLGEMKKDGAAGRIATQWFGANIIK; encoded by the coding sequence ATGAAAAAACTGACTGCTGTTCTCCTCGTGACCGCCAGCTCGCTGCTGGCCGCCTGCGGCCCGAGCGACAACGCGCCCAAGGCCGCCGCCAATGCCCCGGCGCAGGCCCGCAAGGTCGTCGTCGGCCTGGACGACAACTTCCCGCCCATGGGTTTCCGCGACGCGAACAACCAGATCGTCGGCTTCGACATCGACATGGCCAAGGAAGCCAGCAAGCGCCTGGGCATGGAAGTCGAGTTCAAGCCCATCGACTGGAGCGCCAAGGAAGCCGAGCTGAACGGCAAGCGCGTCGACGTGCTGTGGAACGGCCTGACCATCACCGAAGAGCGCAAGAAGAACATCAGCTTCACCGCGCCCTACATGGCCAACCACCAGATCATCGTGGTCGGCACGGCCTCGCCCATCAAGCTCAAGGCCGACCTGGCCGGCAAGGTCGTCGGCGCGCAAGACGGCAGCAGCGCCACCGACGCCATCGCCAAGGATCCGGTCGCCGGCAGCATCAAGGAAGTCAAGAAGTTCGGCGACAACGTCACGGCCCTGATGGACCTGGCCGCCGGCCGCCTGGACGCCATCGTCGTGGACGAAGTGGTGGGTCGCTACCTGATCAGCAAGCGCGCCGGTGAATACCGCGTGCTGGACGAGAACTTCGGCACCGAGGACTACGGGGTCGGCGTGCGCAAGGATGACGCCGACCTGCTGGCCAAGCTGGACAAGACCCTGGGCGAGATGAAGAAGGACGGCGCCGCCGGCCGCATCGCCACCCAGTGGTTCGGCGCCAACATCATCAAGTAA
- a CDS encoding nitronate monooxygenase family protein has product MKKSLPSKLPLIQAPMVGSFSPLAVAVCQAGGLGSLACAALGADALRAQIADIRAHTGAPFNVNFFSHVAPAPDAAAQARWRETLAPYYAEAGLDLSAAGSGPGRAPFDEAMCEVVEDTRPAVVSFHFGLPPEDLLERVRRSGAMILSSATTVEEARWLDARGVDAIIAQGAEAGGHRGMFLTDDIHAQPGLYALLPQVVDAVRVPVIAAGAIADGRGIAAAFALGASAVQIGTAYLLTPQAGRSEIHRQAVREARDDTTRLTNLYTGRPARGLLTRFMREQGPMSKAAPVFPLATGAVDPLKAAFEKAGKGDFSLLWAGEAGALAREEDAGALTRRLWDEALACAGRLGQAMGV; this is encoded by the coding sequence ATGAAGAAATCCCTGCCGTCGAAACTGCCCCTGATCCAAGCGCCGATGGTCGGCTCCTTCAGCCCGCTGGCCGTCGCCGTTTGCCAGGCGGGCGGCCTGGGCTCGCTGGCCTGTGCGGCGCTCGGCGCCGACGCGCTGCGCGCCCAGATCGCCGACATCCGCGCGCACACCGGCGCGCCGTTCAACGTCAATTTCTTCAGCCATGTCGCCCCCGCGCCGGACGCGGCCGCGCAGGCGCGCTGGCGCGAAACCCTGGCGCCGTACTACGCCGAGGCCGGGCTGGACCTGTCGGCCGCCGGCAGCGGGCCGGGCCGCGCGCCGTTCGACGAGGCCATGTGCGAGGTCGTCGAGGATACCCGTCCGGCCGTGGTCAGCTTCCATTTCGGCCTGCCGCCCGAGGACCTGCTGGAGCGCGTGCGCCGCAGCGGCGCCATGATCCTGTCCTCGGCCACCACGGTCGAGGAAGCGCGCTGGCTGGACGCGCGCGGCGTGGACGCCATCATCGCCCAGGGAGCCGAGGCCGGCGGCCATCGCGGCATGTTCCTGACCGATGACATCCATGCCCAGCCGGGCCTGTATGCCTTGCTGCCGCAGGTGGTGGACGCGGTGCGCGTGCCAGTGATCGCCGCCGGCGCCATCGCCGACGGGCGCGGCATCGCGGCGGCCTTCGCGCTGGGCGCCAGCGCGGTGCAGATCGGCACGGCCTATCTGCTGACGCCGCAGGCTGGCCGCTCCGAGATCCATCGCCAGGCCGTGCGCGAGGCGCGCGACGACACCACCCGCCTGACCAATCTGTACACCGGCCGGCCCGCGCGCGGGCTGCTGACCCGCTTCATGCGCGAGCAGGGGCCGATGAGCAAGGCGGCGCCGGTGTTCCCGCTGGCGACCGGCGCGGTCGATCCGCTGAAGGCCGCGTTCGAAAAGGCCGGCAAGGGCGATTTCTCGCTGCTGTGGGCCGGCGAGGCCGGCGCGCTGGCGCGCGAGGAAGACGCGGGCGCGCTGACGCGCCGGCTGTGGGACGAGGCGCTGGCCTGCGCGGGGCGCCTGGGGCAGGCCATGGGCGTTTGA
- a CDS encoding MDR family MFS transporter has protein sequence MTHAAPDAPERYSPRQVHIIFSGLILVMLLGTIDQAIVAPALVPIAAEFGGFGNVSWVVTAYLLTSIASTPLAGRLSDIHGRRSVVVAALGLFLAGTLLCGLAVNLDMLICGRAIQGLGGGALMALPNTIVADILSPRERGRYQLYISGTYAVSSLAGPVLGGLLSEYYSWRWIFWFKLPLILLAIVLSWFTLADLSARRRQHRIDYPGALLMVGATVFLLLALAWGGRQHAWDSPVILGLFSASVVLGALFLAWQKRASEPLLPISILRNRIIVVTSIGAILITMVNMALSIYLPLYLQLCRAKTVGQAGVLLTAPLFGVVLGSYLSGQYMRFTGRYKLSPLVGLAVATAAFLVLAVAAGTLALAAVVGLSFLLGVGIGASLPPMMVASQNSVPAGDIGIATAVHTFFRAVGGAIGVAVFSAVVLHLLGPLGSQLETAHAAQGTVAGDAAAQEAVHAFSVFFGACALTLALAWAALTRLPVIPFRKTAARFERAEPESGVQADAG, from the coding sequence GTGACCCACGCCGCCCCCGACGCGCCGGAGCGCTACAGCCCCAGGCAGGTGCACATCATCTTTTCCGGCCTGATCCTCGTCATGTTGCTGGGCACCATCGACCAGGCCATCGTGGCGCCGGCGCTGGTGCCCATCGCCGCCGAGTTCGGCGGCTTCGGCAACGTGTCGTGGGTCGTGACCGCCTACCTGCTGACCTCGATCGCCAGCACGCCGCTGGCAGGACGGCTGAGTGACATCCATGGACGGCGCAGCGTGGTCGTGGCCGCGCTCGGCCTGTTCCTGGCCGGCACGCTGCTGTGCGGCCTGGCCGTGAATCTGGACATGCTGATTTGCGGCCGGGCGATTCAGGGCCTGGGCGGCGGCGCCCTGATGGCGCTGCCGAACACCATCGTCGCGGATATCCTGTCGCCCCGCGAGCGGGGGCGCTACCAGCTCTACATCTCGGGCACCTATGCCGTCTCCAGCCTGGCCGGGCCGGTGCTGGGCGGGCTGTTGTCGGAATACTATTCCTGGCGCTGGATATTCTGGTTCAAATTGCCGCTCATCCTGCTGGCCATCGTACTCAGCTGGTTCACGCTGGCCGATCTGTCCGCGCGGCGGCGCCAGCATCGCATCGACTATCCGGGAGCGCTGCTGATGGTCGGGGCGACCGTGTTCCTGCTGCTGGCGCTGGCCTGGGGCGGCCGCCAGCATGCCTGGGACTCGCCGGTGATCCTGGGGCTGTTCAGCGCCAGCGTCGTGCTTGGCGCCTTGTTCCTGGCCTGGCAGAAACGCGCGAGCGAGCCGCTGCTGCCGATTTCCATCCTGCGCAACCGGATCATCGTCGTCACCTCGATCGGCGCCATTCTCATCACGATGGTGAACATGGCCTTGAGCATTTATCTGCCGCTCTACTTGCAGTTGTGCCGCGCCAAGACGGTGGGCCAGGCCGGGGTGCTGCTCACGGCGCCGCTGTTCGGCGTGGTGTTGGGGTCGTACCTGTCGGGGCAATACATGCGTTTCACCGGCAGGTACAAGCTGTCGCCGCTGGTGGGCCTGGCCGTGGCGACGGCCGCGTTCCTGGTGCTTGCGGTGGCGGCGGGCACGCTTGCCCTGGCTGCCGTCGTTGGCCTTTCCTTCCTGCTGGGCGTGGGCATCGGCGCGAGCCTGCCGCCCATGATGGTGGCATCGCAGAACTCGGTGCCGGCGGGCGATATCGGCATCGCCACCGCCGTGCACACCTTTTTCCGCGCGGTGGGCGGGGCGATCGGCGTGGCCGTTTTCAGCGCGGTGGTGCTGCACCTGCTGGGGCCGTTGGGCAGCCAGCTCGAGACGGCGCATGCGGCGCAGGGCACGGTGGCGGGCGACGCGGCGGCGCAGGAAGCCGTGCACGCCTTCAGCGTATTCTTCGGCGCGTGCGCCCTGACACTGGCCTTGGCCTGGGCGGCGCTGACGCGCTTGCCGGTCATTCCATTCCGCAAGACCGCCGCGCGCTTTGAAAGAGCGGAGCCGGAGTCCGGCGTCCAGGCGGACGCGGGCTAG
- a CDS encoding cupin domain-containing protein gives MRPTHGEIIAYSDYLAQTAQARVDPVAWKWAEIETALSAWPGNPQGTLALGGASERGAVAPGLSLVIQALAPGETTASHRHSFWHLYIVRSGRAAFSLGASSEQRPAGEGDVVFVPAWCPHAIGNPDAGTGLILLRLQNLPQHAALGSLVREDGGVTRHIYAEPPSAGQRQALAATPA, from the coding sequence ATGCGCCCCACGCACGGTGAAATCATTGCCTATTCTGACTATCTCGCGCAGACGGCGCAGGCGCGCGTCGATCCCGTTGCCTGGAAATGGGCCGAGATCGAAACGGCCTTGAGCGCCTGGCCGGGCAATCCCCAAGGCACGCTGGCGCTGGGCGGCGCGTCCGAGCGCGGCGCCGTCGCGCCGGGGCTGTCGCTGGTGATCCAGGCGCTGGCGCCCGGCGAGACCACCGCCTCGCACCGGCACTCGTTCTGGCATCTGTACATCGTCCGGTCGGGCCGGGCGGCGTTCAGCCTGGGGGCCTCTTCCGAGCAGCGGCCGGCCGGCGAGGGCGACGTGGTATTCGTGCCGGCATGGTGTCCGCACGCGATCGGCAATCCGGATGCCGGGACCGGCCTGATCCTGCTCAGATTGCAGAACCTGCCCCAGCATGCGGCGCTGGGTTCGCTGGTGCGGGAAGACGGCGGCGTCACGCGCCACATCTATGCCGAGCCGCCCAGCGCCGGGCAGCGGCAAGCCCTCGCCGCGACGCCGGCATGA
- a CDS encoding N-acyl homoserine lactonase family protein has translation MSGPTADALYEVYALRYATHAERRSAANYLGEDPHDNAPMPLDFYVWVIRNPARTLLVDTGFSADMAVRRGRRYLASPVDLLKQIGIAAESVEDIVVTHMHYDHAGNIAAFPKARLHLQEKEMAYCTGRCMCHAAMRSPFEARDVAQAVERLHAGQLVFHDGDAEIAPGVSLHLIGGHTAGLQVVRVATERGWLVLASDAAHYWDNLRARRPFPIVLDVGRMLDGHRRIEELADGPEHIIPGHDPAVLARFPPVRGADGIVALHRHPLDTYAERSQVATGGGRPFAVPLAHGLGSEL, from the coding sequence ATGAGCGGCCCGACGGCGGACGCGCTCTATGAGGTCTACGCATTGCGATACGCCACGCACGCGGAGCGGCGCAGCGCGGCGAACTATCTGGGCGAGGACCCGCATGACAATGCCCCGATGCCGCTGGACTTCTATGTGTGGGTGATCCGCAATCCGGCCAGGACCCTGTTGGTTGATACCGGGTTCTCGGCGGACATGGCTGTCAGGAGAGGGCGTCGCTATCTGGCCTCGCCGGTGGATCTGCTCAAGCAGATCGGCATCGCCGCCGAGAGCGTCGAGGACATCGTCGTGACCCACATGCACTACGACCACGCGGGCAATATCGCCGCGTTTCCCAAGGCGCGCCTGCATCTGCAGGAAAAGGAAATGGCGTATTGCACGGGTCGCTGCATGTGCCACGCGGCGATGCGCAGCCCCTTCGAGGCTCGGGACGTGGCCCAGGCCGTCGAGCGGCTGCATGCCGGCCAGCTGGTGTTCCACGACGGCGATGCCGAGATCGCGCCCGGCGTCAGCCTGCACCTGATCGGCGGGCACACGGCAGGCCTGCAGGTGGTGCGCGTCGCGACCGAGAGAGGCTGGCTGGTGCTGGCCAGCGATGCCGCGCATTACTGGGACAACCTGCGCGCCCGCCGGCCGTTTCCCATCGTGCTCGACGTGGGCCGGATGCTGGACGGCCATCGCCGCATCGAGGAACTGGCGGACGGGCCGGAGCACATCATTCCCGGGCATGACCCGGCGGTGCTGGCGCGCTTTCCGCCCGTGCGCGGCGCGGACGGGATCGTGGCGCTGCACCGGCATCCCCTCGACACCTACGCGGAGCGCTCGCAAGTCGCCACGGGCGGCGGCCGGCCTTTCGCGGTTCCGTTGGCGCATGGACTTGGGAGCGAACTCTGA
- a CDS encoding amino acid ABC transporter permease: protein MDYVLSLLGPLAQGAKVTLTLFFITLALAVPLGLALALARISRWRALSQLVNGYIWLMRGTPLMLQMLFIYFALPFVPVIGVRLPDFPAAVVAFALNYAAYFAEIFRAGIQSVDRGQYEGSKVLGMSYLQTMRRIVLPQMVQRVLPPMSNETITLVKDTSLIYVLALNDILRTARGIVQRDFTTTPFLVAAAFYLIMTLVLTWFFQHLEKRYAKYDQ from the coding sequence ATGGACTACGTACTCTCCCTTTTGGGGCCCCTGGCGCAAGGCGCGAAAGTCACCTTGACGCTGTTCTTCATCACGCTGGCCCTGGCCGTGCCGCTCGGGCTGGCGCTGGCGCTGGCGCGCATCTCGCGGTGGCGCGCGCTGAGCCAGCTGGTCAACGGCTATATCTGGCTGATGCGGGGCACCCCGCTGATGCTGCAGATGCTGTTCATCTATTTCGCCTTGCCCTTCGTGCCGGTGATCGGCGTGCGCCTGCCGGACTTCCCGGCCGCCGTGGTGGCCTTCGCGCTGAACTACGCCGCGTACTTCGCCGAGATCTTCCGCGCCGGCATCCAGTCGGTGGACCGTGGCCAGTACGAGGGCAGCAAGGTGCTGGGCATGAGCTATCTGCAGACCATGCGCCGCATCGTGCTGCCGCAGATGGTGCAGCGCGTGCTGCCGCCCATGAGCAACGAGACCATCACGCTGGTCAAGGACACCTCCCTGATCTACGTGCTGGCCCTGAACGACATCCTGCGCACGGCGCGGGGCATTGTGCAGCGGGACTTCACCACCACGCCCTTCCTGGTGGCCGCCGCCTTCTACCTGATCATGACGCTGGTGTTGACGTGGTTCTTCCAGCATCTGGAAAAGCGCTATGCCAAGTACGACCAGTAA
- the maiA gene encoding maleylacetoacetate isomerase — MITLHGFQRSSASFRVRIALNLKRVEYRTVTHDLSLAEHRAPAYLMINPQGLLPALEDGSRILTQSLAIIEYLEARFPQPSLLPPDPAGAARVRALFQVIAADTHALASMRVGAYLKQRLGHDDAQVRAWQHHWIGQSFDALETLLSRDPSTGEFSHGDRPSLADIALVPQAHTAGRNGLELGAWPTISRISDACLRLPAFAQAHPDHVLNPTVQDTQEQEHAPHAR, encoded by the coding sequence TTGATAACACTGCACGGATTTCAACGGTCGTCGGCGTCGTTCCGGGTGCGGATCGCGCTGAATCTGAAGCGTGTCGAGTACCGGACCGTCACTCACGACCTGAGCCTGGCGGAGCATCGAGCGCCAGCCTATCTGATGATCAATCCACAGGGCCTGCTGCCGGCCCTGGAGGACGGGAGCCGGATCCTGACGCAATCGCTGGCCATCATCGAGTATCTGGAGGCGCGATTCCCCCAGCCTTCCTTGCTGCCGCCGGATCCGGCCGGCGCGGCCCGGGTGCGCGCGCTGTTCCAGGTGATCGCCGCGGATACGCATGCGTTGGCCTCGATGCGAGTCGGCGCCTATCTCAAGCAGCGACTGGGGCATGACGATGCGCAGGTCCGGGCCTGGCAGCACCACTGGATAGGGCAGAGTTTCGATGCCCTGGAAACCTTGTTGTCCCGCGATCCGTCGACCGGCGAATTCAGCCATGGCGACCGCCCGTCGCTGGCGGATATCGCGCTGGTGCCGCAGGCGCACACCGCCGGCCGCAACGGCCTGGAGCTCGGGGCATGGCCGACGATCTCCCGCATCTCCGACGCCTGCCTGCGCCTGCCGGCCTTCGCGCAGGCCCACCCCGATCATGTGTTGAACCCGACAGTCCAGGATACCCAGGAGCAAGAACATGCGCCCCACGCACGGTGA
- a CDS encoding FAD/NAD(P)-binding protein: MKAIAVAIVGMGPRGLTVLERILEHAHSLPEASRLDIEVFEPGDCGQGVHPAGQSDHLLINTVASQVTMFAPGSVAGGEEGLSLVQWAHLSGYRRHGDRYLRTFEDSGRAITDADHLPRSLLGEYLSWVYRRVVGLLPAHVGVYHHKTRVVDIARHDGGFELALENGARRAADYVFLTTGHGYRKPSAEDRQFLSFVERRKRVNPSLEYYPSPYPIHALAQIPATATVGIQGFGLTAHDVIAALTAGRGGRYVEDAAGDLRYQRSGKEPGLLLFSRNCLPFAARGINQKGLTGRHQARYFTPQAVQSRRQARIAASGDGRLDFQEDVLPLIIQEMAYAYRAAATGRDVDAATFVPSQAERDAIEDILWPLRKRQFASLAEFRAFFDALVRADLREAEAGNLGSPVKAATDVLRDTREALRSAVEYGGLTPASHRYFVEEFNAVTNRISFGPPRRRNLEYLALHAAGIIDIAGGPGARLRADEAGARFRIEARYGERVETSQADVLIVARLDAYSPLTDASPLSDNLLGRGLVRPYLNGGYHPGGIEIDQQLHPVGADGVPEARIWIVGFPVEGPHFYTHALPRPRIASRQTRDADQCVRELIATIGVAATKPARPAPDLYAASLLASRVAA, from the coding sequence ATGAAAGCAATAGCCGTGGCGATCGTGGGCATGGGTCCCAGGGGCCTGACGGTGCTGGAGCGCATCCTGGAACATGCGCATTCACTGCCGGAAGCAAGCCGCCTGGACATCGAGGTGTTCGAACCGGGCGACTGCGGTCAGGGCGTCCATCCCGCCGGCCAGTCCGACCATCTGCTCATCAATACCGTGGCTTCGCAGGTGACGATGTTCGCCCCGGGCAGCGTCGCGGGTGGCGAGGAAGGGCTGTCCCTGGTGCAATGGGCGCACCTGAGCGGCTACCGGCGGCATGGCGATCGATACCTGCGCACCTTCGAGGATTCGGGTCGGGCCATCACCGACGCCGACCATCTGCCGCGCAGCCTGCTGGGCGAATACCTGTCCTGGGTCTATCGGCGCGTGGTCGGCCTGCTGCCGGCGCATGTCGGCGTGTACCACCACAAGACCCGCGTCGTGGACATCGCCCGGCACGACGGTGGCTTCGAGCTGGCGCTGGAAAACGGTGCCAGGCGGGCAGCCGACTATGTCTTTCTGACCACGGGCCACGGCTACCGCAAGCCCAGTGCCGAAGACCGCCAATTCCTCTCGTTCGTCGAGCGGCGCAAGCGGGTCAATCCGAGCCTGGAGTACTACCCGTCGCCGTATCCGATACACGCGCTGGCGCAGATTCCCGCCACGGCCACGGTCGGCATACAGGGATTCGGACTGACCGCGCACGACGTCATCGCGGCCTTGACCGCCGGACGCGGCGGTCGCTACGTCGAGGACGCGGCCGGCGACCTGCGCTACCAGCGCTCAGGCAAGGAGCCCGGCCTGCTGCTGTTCTCGCGCAACTGCCTGCCTTTCGCCGCGCGCGGCATCAACCAGAAAGGACTTACCGGCCGGCACCAGGCGCGCTATTTCACGCCGCAGGCCGTGCAGTCCCGTCGGCAGGCACGGATCGCGGCCAGCGGCGACGGCCGGCTGGATTTCCAGGAGGACGTGCTGCCCCTGATCATCCAGGAAATGGCCTACGCGTACCGCGCCGCCGCCACGGGTCGCGACGTGGATGCCGCCACGTTCGTGCCTAGCCAGGCCGAGCGCGACGCCATCGAGGACATCCTGTGGCCGCTGCGCAAGCGTCAGTTCGCGTCGCTGGCTGAGTTCCGGGCTTTTTTCGATGCGCTGGTGCGCGCCGACCTGCGCGAGGCCGAGGCGGGCAATCTGGGCAGTCCGGTGAAGGCGGCCACGGACGTGCTGCGCGATACGCGCGAGGCGCTGCGCAGCGCCGTGGAGTACGGCGGATTGACGCCCGCGTCGCACCGCTACTTCGTGGAAGAGTTCAACGCCGTCACCAACCGCATTTCCTTTGGTCCGCCCAGGCGTCGCAATCTCGAATACCTGGCGCTGCACGCGGCCGGGATCATCGACATCGCAGGCGGACCGGGCGCCCGGCTGCGTGCGGACGAGGCCGGCGCGCGGTTCCGCATCGAAGCGCGCTATGGCGAGCGCGTGGAAACCAGCCAGGCGGACGTGCTCATCGTGGCCAGGCTGGATGCCTATTCTCCGCTGACCGATGCGTCGCCGCTGTCCGACAACCTGCTGGGCCGGGGACTGGTCCGGCCTTACCTGAATGGCGGATATCACCCGGGCGGCATAGAGATCGATCAGCAGCTGCATCCCGTCGGCGCGGACGGCGTGCCGGAGGCGCGCATCTGGATCGTCGGCTTCCCGGTCGAGGGCCCGCATTTCTATACGCACGCGCTGCCGCGCCCGCGCATCGCCTCGCGCCAGACACGCGACGCCGATCAGTGCGTGCGCGAGCTGATCGCCACGATCGGCGTCGCCGCGACGAAGCCTGCCCGGCCAGCGCCGGACCTGTATGCCGCGAGTCTGCTGGCGTCGCGGGTCGCGGCATGA
- a CDS encoding amino acid ABC transporter ATP-binding protein, translating into MIQADGIVKSFGANRVLDGVSLTLSKGEVVAVIGPSGSGKSTFLRCLNHLETIDEGSIAVEGEFLAQAAAGGRSQYASDADVRRICRKMGMVFQSFNLFPHMTVLQNVIEAPLTVKRMPRDAIVPKAEELLRKVGLLNKRDNYPGRLSGGQKQRVAIARALAMEPDIMLFDEPTSALDPELTGEVLRTMKQLADEHMTMLVVTHEMGFAREVAHRVVFMDDGRIVEQADSQEFFRAPREARTREFLAHML; encoded by the coding sequence ATGATCCAGGCCGACGGCATCGTCAAGTCCTTCGGCGCCAACCGCGTGCTGGACGGCGTCTCGCTGACCCTGTCCAAGGGCGAGGTGGTGGCGGTGATCGGGCCGTCCGGCTCGGGCAAGAGCACCTTCCTGCGCTGCCTGAACCACCTGGAGACCATCGACGAGGGCAGCATCGCCGTCGAGGGCGAGTTCCTGGCCCAGGCCGCCGCCGGCGGCCGCAGCCAGTACGCGTCTGACGCGGACGTGCGCCGCATCTGCCGCAAGATGGGTATGGTGTTCCAGTCGTTCAACCTGTTCCCGCACATGACGGTGCTGCAGAACGTCATCGAGGCGCCGCTGACCGTCAAGCGCATGCCGCGCGACGCCATCGTGCCCAAGGCCGAGGAACTGCTGCGCAAGGTCGGCCTGCTGAACAAGCGCGACAACTATCCGGGCCGGCTGTCCGGCGGACAGAAGCAGCGCGTGGCCATCGCGCGGGCGCTGGCCATGGAACCGGACATCATGCTGTTCGACGAGCCGACCTCGGCGCTGGATCCCGAGCTGACCGGCGAGGTGCTGCGCACCATGAAGCAGCTGGCCGACGAGCACATGACCATGCTGGTCGTCACCCACGAAATGGGCTTCGCCCGCGAAGTCGCGCACCGTGTGGTCTTCATGGACGACGGCCGCATCGTCGAGCAGGCCGATTCCCAGGAATTCTTCCGCGCCCCGCGCGAGGCGCGCACGCGCGAGTTCCTGGCGCACATGCTGTAG
- a CDS encoding KamA family radical SAM protein — translation MPTFAHMNAARLMMPGEQAWKFKPYTRQTIRQAPQWNLLGADLREAVEVVSRVLPFRVNAYVLEELIDWDNVPDDPIYRLTFPHRDMLREPEYAAIRDLLSAGASEAEIQQRVHAIRMRMNPHPAGQMTHNVPQLDGVPLAGVQHKYKETVLFFPSAGQTCHAYCTFCFRWPQFVGMEELKFDARASADLATYLRRHAEVTDVLITGGDPLVMNARSLTDYIEPLLAPDLAHIQNIRIGTKAVAYWPQRFVTDKDADDLLRLFETVVRSGRNLALMGHYNHPAELRHPIAQQALRRIIATGATVRIQAPLIRHINENPADWAELWTTGVRLGAVPYYMFVERDTGPSDYFKLPLARAYDIFQQAYRTVSGLARTVRGPSMSAFPGKVLVDGIVDLAGEKVFALQFLQARNPEWVRRPFYARFDPLATWLDELQPAFGEKRFFFQQDGVAPSPTIPIVPAGASRSDRHAPSDLEVIE, via the coding sequence ATGCCCACGTTCGCCCACATGAACGCAGCGAGGTTGATGATGCCGGGCGAGCAAGCATGGAAGTTCAAGCCGTACACCAGGCAAACCATAAGGCAGGCGCCGCAGTGGAATCTGCTGGGCGCCGATCTGCGCGAAGCGGTCGAGGTGGTTTCCCGGGTCCTTCCGTTTCGCGTCAATGCTTATGTGCTGGAGGAACTGATCGATTGGGACAATGTGCCGGACGATCCCATCTACCGGCTGACCTTTCCCCATCGGGACATGTTGCGCGAGCCGGAGTACGCCGCGATACGCGACCTGCTGTCGGCGGGCGCGTCCGAAGCAGAGATACAGCAGCGCGTGCATGCCATTCGCATGCGCATGAACCCGCATCCGGCCGGCCAGATGACGCACAACGTGCCGCAACTGGACGGGGTGCCGCTGGCCGGGGTGCAGCACAAGTACAAAGAAACGGTGCTGTTCTTTCCCAGCGCCGGGCAGACCTGCCATGCCTATTGCACGTTCTGCTTCCGCTGGCCGCAGTTCGTGGGCATGGAAGAGCTGAAGTTCGACGCCCGGGCGTCCGCCGATCTGGCCACCTACCTGCGGCGTCATGCCGAAGTGACGGACGTGCTGATCACGGGCGGGGATCCGCTGGTCATGAACGCCCGGTCGCTGACCGACTACATCGAGCCCTTGCTGGCGCCGGACCTGGCGCATATCCAGAACATCCGAATCGGCACCAAGGCGGTGGCCTACTGGCCGCAGCGGTTCGTTACGGACAAGGATGCCGATGATCTGCTGCGGCTGTTCGAAACCGTCGTGCGCAGCGGCAGGAACCTGGCCCTGATGGGCCATTACAACCATCCGGCCGAGCTACGGCATCCGATCGCGCAGCAGGCGCTGCGCCGCATCATCGCCACCGGCGCCACCGTGCGGATCCAGGCGCCGTTGATACGCCACATCAATGAGAATCCGGCGGACTGGGCGGAACTCTGGACCACCGGCGTGCGGCTGGGCGCGGTTCCGTACTACATGTTCGTGGAGCGCGACACCGGGCCCAGCGACTATTTCAAGCTGCCGTTGGCGCGCGCCTACGATATCTTCCAGCAGGCCTACCGCACGGTGTCCGGACTGGCGCGCACAGTGCGCGGGCCGTCCATGAGCGCCTTTCCCGGGAAGGTGCTGGTCGACGGCATTGTCGATCTGGCCGGCGAAAAGGTCTTCGCCCTGCAGTTCCTGCAGGCACGAAATCCGGAGTGGGTGCGCCGCCCGTTCTACGCCCGGTTCGATCCGTTGGCAACCTGGCTGGACGAATTGCAGCCGGCGTTCGGGGAAAAGCGCTTTTTCTTCCAGCAGGACGGCGTCGCCCCGTCGCCGACGATTCCCATTGTGCCGGCCGGCGCGTCGCGCTCGGACAGGCACGCGCCCAGCGACCTGGAGGTGATCGAATGA